In Plasmodium cynomolgi strain B DNA, chromosome 6, whole genome shotgun sequence, the sequence AGGGGGGGTGAACTCCGGACAGACAGCAGACCCTAACAGTTTACAAGCAGTAAATTTGAGTGACAAAGATAAGGATATCAGttcgaaggaggaagaagtgtTGGTGGAAAGGGAAGTAGAGAACGACGTGGAGAAGGAGAATGCTAACGAAGACGACACGGAGGATGAGGGAGAAACTGATAGCGCAAACTATGACGATGTGGACGTGGAGGAGGACGATGAGGAAGTAGAGGACGAAATTGAAGACCCAGAATATGCGCAACAGATAACAGAAACGCAGAACGCGCAAAAAATGCCAACGGCGCAAAACAACCCCCCTGATGTAGGACATAAATCTCTAATCAGCGAAGCCATCGTTCATAGTGCTCTTGCGGAAGAGTACAAGGACACCATGAAGGGTAAGAAAGAAGCCGAAGCCTTCGTGAACACTTTGCTGGATTTACTGGACGGTGATAACAGCGAAGTCGACGATGCCATCAAGAATTTGGCTGACGACATTTCGCAATTCGTCCTCAAGTGAGAGGGATAGCGTGTGTTGGCGAttgcatgtgcacacatggaTTCGCGTGAGCAAATCGGTTGGTGTAATTAAGCGCTTGGGCGATTTTCCCCAGTGGCGCATAAAAAAGCATGCTGCAAATAATAGACCCCGAATTTGTCACCCAACAAGTAATACACAcatgatgggaaaaaaaaaaaaaaaaaaaaaaaaNAANAANAANANANANANANANANANatatattattatatatatatNNNNNNNNNNNNNNNNNNNNATTGTATgggttaataaaatttactgCCTGCGCAAGTGGGACAAACCAATTGGGGTTCATTTTGATTAAGAACAGCACACGtgagttttaaaaaaaggggggaatacaaaaaaaggaaaattcatCAATGAGATGATCAGACGGATATGTGTACCAATTAAAttgagttaattttttttttttttttcccctttttgtcaCTCCAATGGGAAAAGCATTTCGTACAATGCATGGGAGTTCGAGTTAGAATAAGTACGTGTCTCGCGTGGATCATCCGTGCTGGGCCCGTTTGTAAAACCATAAAGTGGTTCTTCACACGACACATGGAAAAATGGTTTTATGTCGAGGGGGTTGTAATCCATTTGGATggagaattaaaaatgaacagctgctcagttaaaaaaaaaaaaaaactggctGAATAATTTGctcaatttattttcacttgACGGGATGGGGAGCAATGCACTTTGTCTTTGTCGTAGCCTATGTGGTGTACTTCCCAAGGGTAacattcccccctttggtttttttttttttttttttttttttttttcgctccaTTGTTAATCGCCTGAAATAATGTCCTTTATGGGAAAACGTTCGGGGTCGAGCTTCGAAGCGTTTTCATacgggaaaagaaaatcacCTACATGGGAGCTACTCAGCTGTGCACTTGTTCGGTTGTGTCTaacgtgtaaaaaaaaggggggagaaatggggaaacaaTTCCTCTGCTCAGATTGCAAGTaggctcccccccccaaggaGTCTAGAAAGACAAACTGAAGGGAAATGAACTTTGTGAGGAGACACATTCTCCCCCACACGACCAAttgaacacttttttttttaactctttttttttgactctttttttttttttgccaatcgATAGATGGCCCCGtttggaaaattaaaaagtgggGGCGATCGATAAGAGTTACATTTGCTCACACGGGTTGTACGTAAATGGGGAATCGTTCGAGCCGCATGCAAATTGCTGAACAAGGTGATCGTTCTCAGTGGGGCAGTTGCTCACGGAGGAATAAGTAAGACGCCCACTTAAGGAGACGAATGGGCTCGAGGTCGCCAGCAGGTTTTAGAACAACTGATTTAGTCTGACTCgaatgaggaggaaaaacgaaattgtttttttaataaaaattgtacaccCAAAATGAGTGTCAAATGAAGAACATAGTTTTTTATGtgcaatttttgcaattacttttttttttaaattcataatCTGCGTTGTGGTTCACTCGTCTGAAGGGGTTgctagaaattttttttccgactttttttcaacttttttttgccttttttttgactttttttccacttttttgggacttttttttgacctttttttctttcctcgtGTGCGTGAATAGGACCCCGCAACGCTCTCAACAAGCCAGTTGCCATGCCAACGTTGCAGATGTCACACAACtaggttggaaaaaaaaaaaaactgtgtCTTGATTTACGCgtcctttttccatttgaacAGAAGAACATAATGCTTAAAGTACTAGGTATCGCCTTTTATCTGtttctcttccccctccaCTTTTGTGGCGAAAGCAAAATACTGGGCATAGAGTCTGGAAGGGGATGGAATGGCATAATTCGAGAGGAGTCCCATTTAATGAAAGGTTCCCTAATTGGTGATTTATACGTGGATGGGTGGAGTCCCATTTGGGGCACCGACatggaaggagaagaaggagaagaggaagaagaaggagaagactCACCATCAGACGTGGAAACAATTGTAGACGCTCTGGTAAGCAGTGATACAGGGAAAAGCCAACACGGGGTTGAAATTACCAAATGGGATTCTCTTCAAAGTTTTGGAgacataaaaagggaggcacCCTTCCATAGAGTAACCCAACGGAGGAGTAACCCCCTTCCTGATCAGATCGACCATTCTAATTGCGACAGAAAAGAGGCacgaaatttaaaaaaacaaagggaaaaacaaaaaggaaaaaaaagaaaaaacaaaaaaagggaattctCTACTTAGGTGGGAAGTTCATTCAGGCAGTGCTTGGCGTGGGAGCCACTTCTGCGAGGGGGTGTATCGTAACTCTTTGGTTCATTCTGATGGTCCATACGCAGGAATGTACAATCAGAGCAGGGGTGAGGGGGCATCAACCATTCGTGCTACCATCCTTGTACCCGTGTGTGAGCCTAGGGCTCTTCATCAAGGAAGAAGTTATCCCCAAAAAGATGGTCCCAACAAAAGTAAGTACCTAGACAGAGCCAATAATTTGTTGCCATCCATACTCGCGggaaattttgaaaaaaaacagaaagcCAATAAGCGTACCTCCCAGTGGAATGAGGAAAAGTCaagcgaaaattttttaaaaaaattaataaatgaaatgAGGAAAAGGCGGAGAAGTGAAAaccaggaggaggagcaagNNNNNNNNNNNNNNNNNNNNNNNNNNNNNNNNNNNNNNNNNNNNNNNNNNNNNNNNNNNNNNNNNNNNNNNNNNNNNNNNNNNNNNNNNNNNNNNNNNNNNNNNNNNNNNNNNNNNNNNNNNNNNNNNNNNNNNNNNNNNNNNNNNNNNNNNNNNNNNNNNNNNNNNNNNNNNNNNNNNNNNNNNNNNNNNNNNNNNNNNNNNNNNNNNNNNNNNNNNNNNNNNNNNNNNNNNNNNNNNNNNNNNNNNNNNNNNNNNNNNNNNNNNNNNNNNNNNNNNNNNNNNNNNNNNNNNNNNNNNNNNNNNNNNNNNNNNNNNNNNNNNNNNNNNNNNNNNNNNNNNNNNNNNNNNNNNNNNNNNNNNNNNNNNNNNNNNNNNNNNNNNNNNNNNNNNNNNNNNNNNNN encodes:
- a CDS encoding hypothetical protein (putative), whose protein sequence is MYNQSRGEGASTIRATILVPVCEPRALHQGRSYPQKDGPNKSKYLDRANNLLPSILAGNFEKKQKANKRTSQWNEEKSSENFLKKLINEMRKRRR